A single window of Vigna radiata var. radiata cultivar VC1973A chromosome 4, Vradiata_ver6, whole genome shotgun sequence DNA harbors:
- the LOC106758760 gene encoding uncharacterized protein LOC106758760 isoform X1 translates to MGFAQAFPVTSINNLPSLICTCKRKLCVSTAKLSRDNDPLLLSATASASLRYHESLRPEPLFLDPYAGCFVRDNTPEDVIQDLHPYCLAAKFIDDKLLHTVSLIDGLKQLVFLTDGMDTRPYRLQWPTSTIIFDISPEIVFKFAAEKLKEVSDVGAKIPKGCIFCHIPLESSDMEQAMQFKGYSGSRPSIWVLQGFPMMTLANLEEVLSMISSLAMKGSLFLGELPACLTETDPEIKSNTRQWMDKLFMSKGFRVEMINYEGIAGSYGKDFASGHNNNILFVAEQLLHSDDQMESWRLEFQRIENEGDEDGFEEL, encoded by the exons ATGGGTTTTGCGCAAGCTTTCCCTGTAACCTCTATTAATAACCTTCCCTCACTCATTTGCACCTGTAAGAGGAAACTTTGTGTTTCTACTGCAAAACTCAGCCGAGACAATGACCCATTACTTCTTTCTGCCACTGCTTCTGCTTCTCTTCGCTACCATGAATCTCTTCGACCAG AGCCTCTGTTTCTAGACCCATATGCTGGTTGCTTTGTCCGTGATAATACTCCCGAAGATGTGATTCAGGACTTGCATCCCTACTGTCTCGCAGCCAAGTTCATTGATGATAAGCTGCTTCATACAGTTAGTCTTATTGATGGACTAAAGCAG TTAGTTTTTTTGACTGATGGCATGGATACACGCCCATACAGACTTCAGTGGCCCACTTCGACCataatatttgacatatctccTGAAATTGTGTTTAAGTTTGCAGCTGAGAAGCTTAAAG aagtttcagATGTTGGGGCTAAGATACCCAAAGGTTGCATATTCTGTCATATTCCACTGGAATCATCTGACATGGAGCAGGCTATGCAATTTAAGGGCTACAGTGGTAGTAGACCAAGCATATGGGTCCTGCAG GGATTTCCAATGATGACGCTGGCAAATTTAGAAGAGGTTTTGTCAATGATTAGCAGTTTGGCCATGAAGGGATCCCTTTTTTTAGGAGAGCTTCCTGCCTGCTTAACTGAGACAGACCCAGAAATCAAG TCCAATACAAGGCAATGGATGGATAAACTATTCATGAGCAAGGGATTTCGGGTGGAAATGATCAACTATGAAGGGATTGCCGGGAGTTATGGTAAAGATTTTGCATCAGGGCACAATAATAATATACTGTTTGTAGCAGAGCAGCTTTTACATTCTGATGATCAG ATGGAATCATGGAGACTAGAATTTCAAAGGATAGAGAATGAAGGTGACGAAGATGGTTTTGAAGAGTTATAG
- the LOC106759389 gene encoding DExH-box ATP-dependent RNA helicase DExH9 isoform X2: protein MQIEGIVTQQPTMGSLKRKSPEEPSTSSSLPLHDCVHHVSYPPGYTHPSSPPTQTHEEPAKKFPFTLDPFQSQAITCLENGESVMVSAHTSAGKTVVASYAIAMSLRDGQRVIYTSPIKALSNQKYREFKEEFSDVGLMTGDVTIDPNASCLVMTTEIWRSMQYKGSEITREVAWIVFDEVHYMRDRERGVVWEESIVLSPKNSRFVFLSATVPNAKEFADWVAKVHKQPCHVVYTDYRPTPLQHYIFPSGGDGLYLVVDDKGKFREDSFQKSLNALVPTTEGDKRKENGKRQKGLTLGRVGEESDIFKMVKMIIQRQYDPVILFSFSKRECELLAMQMAKMDLNGDHEKDNIEQIFNSAMDMLSDDDKKLPQVSNMLPLLKRGIGVHHSGLLPILKEVIEILFQEGLIKCLFATETFSIGLNMPAKTVVFTNVRKFDGDKFRWISSGEYIQMSGRAGRRGIDERGICILMVDEKMEPSTAKNMVKGAADSLNSAFHLSYNTILNQMRCEDGDPEKLIRNSFFQFQADRAIPDLEKQIKLLEKERESIVIEEENSLKDYFNLLEQHRSLNKEVRDIVLSPRHCLPFLQPGRLVSLDCTSSDEDLTPVFIEDQLTWGLVINFERVKSVSDDDASVRPEDASYNVDVLTRCVVKKDKIGKKSMKIVPLKEVGEPLVVSVPISQVNTISSLRLFIPKDLLPLEARENTLKKVLETLSRFGEKGLPLLDPEEDMKIQNNSYKKASRRIEALESLFEKHEIAKSPLIKQKLKVLQRKQELTAKIKSIKKTLRSSTTLAFKDELKARKRVLRRLGSSLQICYK from the exons ATGCAGATTGAAGGCATAGTAACTCAGCAACCAACAATGGGGTCACTGAAGAGAAAGTCGCCGGAAGAGCCTTCAACTTCATCTTCGCTGCCACTGCATGATTGTGTGCACCACGTTTCATATCCTCCCGGTTACACCCACCCTTCTTCTCCGCCCACTCAAACACACGAAGAACCCGCCAAGAAGTTCCCCTTCACTCTCGATCCCTTTCAGTCCCAAGCCATCACTTGCCTTGAAAACGGCGAGTCTGTCATG GTGTCTGCACATACCTCTGCTGGCAAAACCGTAGTGGCTTCGTATGCTATTGCTATGTCCCTCCGAGATGGGCAGCGCGTCATCTACACTTCCCCTATCAAGGCTCTCAGCAACCAGAAGTACAGAGAATTTAAGGAAGAATTTTCTGACGTTGGCTTGATGACCGGAGACGTCACCATTGATCCCAATGCTTCTTGTTTG GTCATGACTACGGAAATCTGGCGTAGCATGCAGTACAAAGGGTCTGAGATCACAAGGGAGGTGGCTTGGATTGTTTTTGACGAGGTGCATTACATGCGTGATCGTGAGAGAGGCGTGGTTTGGGAAGAAAGTATTGTTTTGTCGCCAAAGAATTCGCGTTTTGTGTTCCTGTCTGCCACTGTCCCCAACGCTAAGGAATTTGCTGATTGGGTGGCAAAG GTGCATAAACAACCTTGTCATGTTGTCTATACTGATTACCGCCCAACACCCCTTCAACATTACATTTTTCCTTCTGGGGGTGATGGTCTATATCTGGTTGTGGATGATAAGGGAAAGTTTCGCGAAGACAGCTTTCAGAAATCTTTGAATGCTCTTGTTCCTACCACTGAGGGTGATAAGAGAAAAGAGAACGGCAAGCGGCAAAAGGGTTTGACCCTGGGTAGAGTTGGTGAAGAAAGTGACATATTCAAGATGGTGAAAATGATCATTCAGCGTCAATATGATCCTGTGATACTGTTCAGCTTTAGCAAAAGGGAGTGTGAGCTTCTTGCAATGCAG ATGGCAAAAATGGATCTTAATGGGGATCATGAGAAGGACAACATAGAGCAAATATTTAATAGTGCTATGGACATGCTTTCAGATGATGATAAGAAACTACCCCAG gTTTCGAACATGCTGCCTTTGCTGAAACGTGGAATAGGAGTACATCACTCTGGTTTACTCCCAATTCTAAAGGAAGTGATTGAGATCTTATTTCAAGAAGGGCTAATCAAG TGTTTGTTTGCCACAGAGACATTCAGCATTGGTTTGAACATGCCTGCAAAAACTGTTGTTTTCACAAATGTCCGGAAATTTGATGGGGACAAGTTTAGATGGATATCCAGTGGAGAATATATTCAAATGAGTGGTCGTGCAGGTCGAAGAGGCATTGATGAGCGTGGGATATGTATCCTCATGGTTGATGAAAAGATGGAGCCTTCTACTGCTAAAAACATGGTTAAAGGGGCAGCTGATAGTTTAAATAG TGCCTTTCATTTAAGCTACAACACGATTTTAAATCAAATGCGGTGTGAAGATGGTGATCCTGAAAAATTGATTCGTAATTCCTTTTTTCAGTTCCAAGCTGATCGTGCCATTCCTGATCTTGag AAACAAATAAAGTTGCTTGAAAAAGAGAGGGAATCCATTGttattgaagaagaaaacagTCTAAAGGATTATTTCAATCTACTAGAGCAGCATAGAAGTTTAAATAAGGAGGTCCGTGACATTGTGCTATCTCCAAGGCACTGTTTACCTTTTCTACAGCCTGGGAGGCTTGTTTCTCTTGATTGCacttcaagtgatgaagatctAACCCCCGTTTTTATCGAGGACCAGTTGACTTGGGGGTTGGTCATTAATTTTGAAAGGGTTAAAAGTGTTTCTGATG aTGATGCAAGTGTGAGACCTGAGGACGCATCTTATAATGTTGATGTTCTTACAAGATGTGTTGTGAAGAAAgacaaaattggaaaaaaatctATGAAGATTGTTCCTCTTAAAGAAGTTGGAGAACCTCTAGTGGTTTCAGTTCCCATCTCTCAG GTCAATACTATAAGTAGTCTGCGTTTATTTATACCGAAGGATCTTTTGCCATTGGAAGCACGAGAAAACACACTGAAGAAAGTGTTGGAAACTCTTTCTAGATTTGGTGAGAAAGGACTGCCCCTTCTAGATCCTGAAGAAGACATGAAG attcaaAACAACTCATATAAAAAAGCATCTCGTAGGATAGAAGCTTTGGAGAGCCTATTTGAAAAACATGAAATTGCGAAATCGCCACTTATAAAACAGAAATTGAAAGTCTTACAGAGGAAGCAAGAACTTACTGCAAAGATAAAGTCCATTAAGAAAACATTAAGATCTTCTACTACTTTGGCTTTCAAGGATGAACTTAAAGCAAGAAAGAGAGTTCTTCGGAGGCTCGG ATCATCCTTGCAGATATGCTACAAGTGA
- the LOC106759389 gene encoding DExH-box ATP-dependent RNA helicase DExH9 isoform X1 has product MQIEGIVTQQPTMGSLKRKSPEEPSTSSSLPLHDCVHHVSYPPGYTHPSSPPTQTHEEPAKKFPFTLDPFQSQAITCLENGESVMVSAHTSAGKTVVASYAIAMSLRDGQRVIYTSPIKALSNQKYREFKEEFSDVGLMTGDVTIDPNASCLVMTTEIWRSMQYKGSEITREVAWIVFDEVHYMRDRERGVVWEESIVLSPKNSRFVFLSATVPNAKEFADWVAKVHKQPCHVVYTDYRPTPLQHYIFPSGGDGLYLVVDDKGKFREDSFQKSLNALVPTTEGDKRKENGKRQKGLTLGRVGEESDIFKMVKMIIQRQYDPVILFSFSKRECELLAMQMAKMDLNGDHEKDNIEQIFNSAMDMLSDDDKKLPQVSNMLPLLKRGIGVHHSGLLPILKEVIEILFQEGLIKCLFATETFSIGLNMPAKTVVFTNVRKFDGDKFRWISSGEYIQMSGRAGRRGIDERGICILMVDEKMEPSTAKNMVKGAADSLNSAFHLSYNTILNQMRCEDGDPEKLIRNSFFQFQADRAIPDLEKQIKLLEKERESIVIEEENSLKDYFNLLEQHRSLNKEVRDIVLSPRHCLPFLQPGRLVSLDCTSSDEDLTPVFIEDQLTWGLVINFERVKSVSDDDASVRPEDASYNVDVLTRCVVKKDKIGKKSMKIVPLKEVGEPLVVSVPISQVNTISSLRLFIPKDLLPLEARENTLKKVLETLSRFGEKGLPLLDPEEDMKIQNNSYKKASRRIEALESLFEKHEIAKSPLIKQKLKVLQRKQELTAKIKSIKKTLRSSTTLAFKDELKARKRVLRRLGYATSDNVVELKGKVACEISSADELTLTELMFNGVFKDIKVEEMVSLLSCFVWQEKIHDGAKPREELDLLFMQLQDTARRVAQLQLECKVEIDVESFVKSFRPDIMEAVYAWAKGSKFYEIMEITQVFEGSLIRAIRRLEEVLQQLIAAAKSIGETQLEAKFEEAVSMIKRDIVFAASLYL; this is encoded by the exons ATGCAGATTGAAGGCATAGTAACTCAGCAACCAACAATGGGGTCACTGAAGAGAAAGTCGCCGGAAGAGCCTTCAACTTCATCTTCGCTGCCACTGCATGATTGTGTGCACCACGTTTCATATCCTCCCGGTTACACCCACCCTTCTTCTCCGCCCACTCAAACACACGAAGAACCCGCCAAGAAGTTCCCCTTCACTCTCGATCCCTTTCAGTCCCAAGCCATCACTTGCCTTGAAAACGGCGAGTCTGTCATG GTGTCTGCACATACCTCTGCTGGCAAAACCGTAGTGGCTTCGTATGCTATTGCTATGTCCCTCCGAGATGGGCAGCGCGTCATCTACACTTCCCCTATCAAGGCTCTCAGCAACCAGAAGTACAGAGAATTTAAGGAAGAATTTTCTGACGTTGGCTTGATGACCGGAGACGTCACCATTGATCCCAATGCTTCTTGTTTG GTCATGACTACGGAAATCTGGCGTAGCATGCAGTACAAAGGGTCTGAGATCACAAGGGAGGTGGCTTGGATTGTTTTTGACGAGGTGCATTACATGCGTGATCGTGAGAGAGGCGTGGTTTGGGAAGAAAGTATTGTTTTGTCGCCAAAGAATTCGCGTTTTGTGTTCCTGTCTGCCACTGTCCCCAACGCTAAGGAATTTGCTGATTGGGTGGCAAAG GTGCATAAACAACCTTGTCATGTTGTCTATACTGATTACCGCCCAACACCCCTTCAACATTACATTTTTCCTTCTGGGGGTGATGGTCTATATCTGGTTGTGGATGATAAGGGAAAGTTTCGCGAAGACAGCTTTCAGAAATCTTTGAATGCTCTTGTTCCTACCACTGAGGGTGATAAGAGAAAAGAGAACGGCAAGCGGCAAAAGGGTTTGACCCTGGGTAGAGTTGGTGAAGAAAGTGACATATTCAAGATGGTGAAAATGATCATTCAGCGTCAATATGATCCTGTGATACTGTTCAGCTTTAGCAAAAGGGAGTGTGAGCTTCTTGCAATGCAG ATGGCAAAAATGGATCTTAATGGGGATCATGAGAAGGACAACATAGAGCAAATATTTAATAGTGCTATGGACATGCTTTCAGATGATGATAAGAAACTACCCCAG gTTTCGAACATGCTGCCTTTGCTGAAACGTGGAATAGGAGTACATCACTCTGGTTTACTCCCAATTCTAAAGGAAGTGATTGAGATCTTATTTCAAGAAGGGCTAATCAAG TGTTTGTTTGCCACAGAGACATTCAGCATTGGTTTGAACATGCCTGCAAAAACTGTTGTTTTCACAAATGTCCGGAAATTTGATGGGGACAAGTTTAGATGGATATCCAGTGGAGAATATATTCAAATGAGTGGTCGTGCAGGTCGAAGAGGCATTGATGAGCGTGGGATATGTATCCTCATGGTTGATGAAAAGATGGAGCCTTCTACTGCTAAAAACATGGTTAAAGGGGCAGCTGATAGTTTAAATAG TGCCTTTCATTTAAGCTACAACACGATTTTAAATCAAATGCGGTGTGAAGATGGTGATCCTGAAAAATTGATTCGTAATTCCTTTTTTCAGTTCCAAGCTGATCGTGCCATTCCTGATCTTGag AAACAAATAAAGTTGCTTGAAAAAGAGAGGGAATCCATTGttattgaagaagaaaacagTCTAAAGGATTATTTCAATCTACTAGAGCAGCATAGAAGTTTAAATAAGGAGGTCCGTGACATTGTGCTATCTCCAAGGCACTGTTTACCTTTTCTACAGCCTGGGAGGCTTGTTTCTCTTGATTGCacttcaagtgatgaagatctAACCCCCGTTTTTATCGAGGACCAGTTGACTTGGGGGTTGGTCATTAATTTTGAAAGGGTTAAAAGTGTTTCTGATG aTGATGCAAGTGTGAGACCTGAGGACGCATCTTATAATGTTGATGTTCTTACAAGATGTGTTGTGAAGAAAgacaaaattggaaaaaaatctATGAAGATTGTTCCTCTTAAAGAAGTTGGAGAACCTCTAGTGGTTTCAGTTCCCATCTCTCAG GTCAATACTATAAGTAGTCTGCGTTTATTTATACCGAAGGATCTTTTGCCATTGGAAGCACGAGAAAACACACTGAAGAAAGTGTTGGAAACTCTTTCTAGATTTGGTGAGAAAGGACTGCCCCTTCTAGATCCTGAAGAAGACATGAAG attcaaAACAACTCATATAAAAAAGCATCTCGTAGGATAGAAGCTTTGGAGAGCCTATTTGAAAAACATGAAATTGCGAAATCGCCACTTATAAAACAGAAATTGAAAGTCTTACAGAGGAAGCAAGAACTTACTGCAAAGATAAAGTCCATTAAGAAAACATTAAGATCTTCTACTACTTTGGCTTTCAAGGATGAACTTAAAGCAAGAAAGAGAGTTCTTCGGAGGCTCGG ATATGCTACAAGTGACAATGTGGTCGAGTTAAAAGGGAAGGTTGCTTGTGAAATTAGTAGTGCAGATGAATTGACCCTAACAGAACTAATGTTCAATGGAGTTTTTAAGGACATCAAGGTGGAAGAGATGGTTTCTCTCCTCTCTTGTTTTGTCTGGCAGGAAAAAATTCATGATGGTGCCAAACCTCGGGAAGAACTTGATCTGCTTTTTATGCAATTACAAGACACGGCTCGGAGAGTTGCCCAACTCCAGCTCGAGTGCAAG gtGGAAATTGACGTCGAGAGCTTTGTGAAGTCATTTAGGCCTGACATTATGGAGGCTGTGTATGCTTGGGCGAAAGGTTCAAAGTTCTATGAGATCATGGAAATCACACAAGTCTTTGAAGGTAGCTTGATTAGAGCAATTAGACGACTTGAGGAAGTTCTTCAGCAATTAATAGCAGCAGCTAAGTCAATTGGGGAAACTCAACTTGAGGCAAAGTTTGAAGAAGCTGTATCCATGATAAAGAGGGACATTGTCTTTGCAGCATCCCTGTATTTGTAG
- the LOC106758760 gene encoding uncharacterized protein LOC106758760 isoform X3, whose amino-acid sequence MGFAQAFPVTSINNLPSLICTCKRKLCVSTAKLSRDNDPLLLSATASASLRYHESLRPEPLFLDPYAGCFVRDNTPEDVIQDLHPYCLAAKFIDDKLLHTVSLIDGLKQLVFLTDGMDTRPYRLQWPTSTIIFDISPEIVFKFAAEKLKDVGAKIPKGCIFCHIPLESSDMEQAMQFKGYSGSRPSIWVLQGFPMMTLANLEEVLSMISSLAMKGSLFLGELPACLTETDPEIKSNTRQWMDKLFMSKGFRVEMINYEGIAGSYGKDFASGHNNNILFVAEQLLHSDDQMESWRLEFQRIENEGDEDGFEEL is encoded by the exons ATGGGTTTTGCGCAAGCTTTCCCTGTAACCTCTATTAATAACCTTCCCTCACTCATTTGCACCTGTAAGAGGAAACTTTGTGTTTCTACTGCAAAACTCAGCCGAGACAATGACCCATTACTTCTTTCTGCCACTGCTTCTGCTTCTCTTCGCTACCATGAATCTCTTCGACCAG AGCCTCTGTTTCTAGACCCATATGCTGGTTGCTTTGTCCGTGATAATACTCCCGAAGATGTGATTCAGGACTTGCATCCCTACTGTCTCGCAGCCAAGTTCATTGATGATAAGCTGCTTCATACAGTTAGTCTTATTGATGGACTAAAGCAG TTAGTTTTTTTGACTGATGGCATGGATACACGCCCATACAGACTTCAGTGGCCCACTTCGACCataatatttgacatatctccTGAAATTGTGTTTAAGTTTGCAGCTGAGAAGCTTAAAG ATGTTGGGGCTAAGATACCCAAAGGTTGCATATTCTGTCATATTCCACTGGAATCATCTGACATGGAGCAGGCTATGCAATTTAAGGGCTACAGTGGTAGTAGACCAAGCATATGGGTCCTGCAG GGATTTCCAATGATGACGCTGGCAAATTTAGAAGAGGTTTTGTCAATGATTAGCAGTTTGGCCATGAAGGGATCCCTTTTTTTAGGAGAGCTTCCTGCCTGCTTAACTGAGACAGACCCAGAAATCAAG TCCAATACAAGGCAATGGATGGATAAACTATTCATGAGCAAGGGATTTCGGGTGGAAATGATCAACTATGAAGGGATTGCCGGGAGTTATGGTAAAGATTTTGCATCAGGGCACAATAATAATATACTGTTTGTAGCAGAGCAGCTTTTACATTCTGATGATCAG ATGGAATCATGGAGACTAGAATTTCAAAGGATAGAGAATGAAGGTGACGAAGATGGTTTTGAAGAGTTATAG
- the LOC106758850 gene encoding probable methyltransferase PMT19: MMIKMSNPFLKILSTILLLASLFIYILVAPSFFASPQLYKHLHLQAQDFEFCPSNYTNHCPCQDPIRARRFSKAKWFRKERHCPERTQRLRCLIPTPPNYQTPFPWPKSKDTAWFSNVPFPKLVEYKKSQNWVKLEGDRFVFPGGGTSFTEGVDAYVHALNRLLPVSLKSGYIRTVLDVGCGVASFGAALTDYDILTMSLAPSDEHQSQVQFALERGLPAMLGVLSTHRLTFPSRSFDMVHCSRCLVPWTDYDGLYLREIDRILRPGGFWVLSGPPINWRVNYKAWETEPQVLEKEQNILEDLAKQLCWEKVAERDQIAVWQKCIDCISCMEKLKTSRSPKFCNSSESDPDAGWYTKMTACIFPLPDMKDVHEVSGGVLEKWPMRLKTVPPRVKSENDDGFTLKAYIKDNRAWKRRVSDYEVMLKSISSGKYRNVMDMNAGFGGFAAAMVKYPIWVMNVVPFDAKSSNLGIIFERGLIGTYMDWCEPFSTYPRTYDLIHASGIFSMYMDKCDISDIVLEMHRIVRPKGAVIIRDEKDVIVKVKEITDKIRWKGTVVAGDQDGTFHSEMILLIDHNDTD, encoded by the exons ATGATGATAAAGATGAGCAACCCGTTTCTGAAAATCTTGTCCACCATTCTTCTTTTGGCCTCTCTCTTCATCTACATCCTCGTTGCTCCCTCTTTCTTCGCTTCGCCTCAGCTCTACAAGCACTTGCATTTGCAAGCTCAAGATTTTGAGTTCTGCCCAAGTAACTACACCAATCATTGTCCATGCCAAGACCCCATAAGGGCCAGACGCTTCTCCAAAGCCAAATGGTTCCGTAAAGAGCGTCACTGCCCTGAGAGAACTCAGAGGTTGAGGTGCCTCATTCCAACCCCACCGAACTACCAAACCCCGTTTCCTTGGCCTAAGAGCAAGGACACTGCATGGTTCAGTAACGTGCCTTTTCCCAAGCTAGTGGAGTATAAGAAGTCGCAGAATTGGGTTAAGTTGGAAGGTGACCGTTTTGTGTTTCCAGGAGGTGGCACTTCGTTTACCGAAGGTGTCGATGCTTATGTTCATGCTCTAAACCGTCTTCTTCCTGTGTCTTTGAAATCCGGGTATATCAGAACAGTGCTTGATGTTGGATGTGGG GTTGCAAGCTTTGGAGCCGCTTTGACTGACTATGATATCTTGACAATGTCACTGGCGCCAAGTGATGAGCATCAATCTCAAGTACAGTTTGCCCTAGAAAGGGGACTCCCTGCAATGCTTGGAGTACTAAGCACTCACAGGCTAACATTCCCTTCAAGATCATTTGATATGGTTCATTGCTCTAGATGCCTTGTCCCATGGACTGATTATG ATGGACTATACCTAAGAGAGATTGACCGGATTTTGCGTCCTGGTGGATTTTGGGTACTGTCTGGGCCACCCATAAATTGGAGGGTAAACTACAAAGCTTGGGAAACAGAGCCTCAGGTGCTAGAAAAGGAGCAAAACATTTTGGAAGACCTTGCAAAGCAGCTGTGTTGGGAAAAAGTTGCTGAGAGAGATCAGATTGCTGTCTGGCAAAAATGCATAGATTGCATAAGCTGCATGGAAAAGCTTAAGACTTCGAGATCCCCCAAGTTCTGCAACTCATCAGAGTCTGACCCTGATGCTGGATG GTATACCAAAATGACTGCATGCATTTTTCCTCTTCCAGACATGAAAGATGTCCACGAAGTATCTGGTGGCGTTCTTGAGAAATGGCCTATGAGGTTGAAAACTGTTCCACCAAGGGTTAAAAGTGAAAATGATGACGGTTTCACACTCAAAGCCTATATTAAAGATAATCGAGCATGGAAAAGAAGAGTGTCCGATTATGAAGTCATGCTAAAATCCATTTCTTCTGGTAAATATAGAAATGTTATGGATATGAATGCTGGCTTCGGAGGATTTGCCGCTGCAATGGTGAAATATCCTATTTGGGTTATGAATGTTGTTCCCTTTGATGCAAAAAGCAGCAATCTTGGCATCATCTTTGAACGGGGCCTTATTGGAACTTACATGGATTG GTGTGAGCCCTTTTCTACATACCCACGAACATATGACTTGATACATGCTAGTGGTATATTCAGCATGTATATGGACAA GTGTGACATAAGTGATATTGTTTTGGAGATGCATCGTATTGTTCGTCCGAAAGGAGCTGTTATCATTAGAGATGAAAAAGATGTAATtgttaaagtaaaagaaataactgATAAAATAAGATGGAAAGGAACAGTAGTAGCTGGTGACCAAGATGGAACTTTTCATTCTGAAATGATTCTGCTTATTGATCATAACGATACCGATTAA
- the LOC106758760 gene encoding uncharacterized protein LOC106758760 isoform X2, which yields MGFAQAFPVTSINNLPSLICTCKRKLCVSTAKLSRDNDPLLLSATASASLRYHESLRPEPLFLDPYAGCFVRDNTPEDVIQDLHPYCLAAKFIDDKLLHTVSLIDGLKQLVFLTDGMDTRPYRLQWPTSTIIFDISPEIVFKFAAEKLKVSDVGAKIPKGCIFCHIPLESSDMEQAMQFKGYSGSRPSIWVLQGFPMMTLANLEEVLSMISSLAMKGSLFLGELPACLTETDPEIKSNTRQWMDKLFMSKGFRVEMINYEGIAGSYGKDFASGHNNNILFVAEQLLHSDDQMESWRLEFQRIENEGDEDGFEEL from the exons ATGGGTTTTGCGCAAGCTTTCCCTGTAACCTCTATTAATAACCTTCCCTCACTCATTTGCACCTGTAAGAGGAAACTTTGTGTTTCTACTGCAAAACTCAGCCGAGACAATGACCCATTACTTCTTTCTGCCACTGCTTCTGCTTCTCTTCGCTACCATGAATCTCTTCGACCAG AGCCTCTGTTTCTAGACCCATATGCTGGTTGCTTTGTCCGTGATAATACTCCCGAAGATGTGATTCAGGACTTGCATCCCTACTGTCTCGCAGCCAAGTTCATTGATGATAAGCTGCTTCATACAGTTAGTCTTATTGATGGACTAAAGCAG TTAGTTTTTTTGACTGATGGCATGGATACACGCCCATACAGACTTCAGTGGCCCACTTCGACCataatatttgacatatctccTGAAATTGTGTTTAAGTTTGCAGCTGAGAAGCTTAAAG tttcagATGTTGGGGCTAAGATACCCAAAGGTTGCATATTCTGTCATATTCCACTGGAATCATCTGACATGGAGCAGGCTATGCAATTTAAGGGCTACAGTGGTAGTAGACCAAGCATATGGGTCCTGCAG GGATTTCCAATGATGACGCTGGCAAATTTAGAAGAGGTTTTGTCAATGATTAGCAGTTTGGCCATGAAGGGATCCCTTTTTTTAGGAGAGCTTCCTGCCTGCTTAACTGAGACAGACCCAGAAATCAAG TCCAATACAAGGCAATGGATGGATAAACTATTCATGAGCAAGGGATTTCGGGTGGAAATGATCAACTATGAAGGGATTGCCGGGAGTTATGGTAAAGATTTTGCATCAGGGCACAATAATAATATACTGTTTGTAGCAGAGCAGCTTTTACATTCTGATGATCAG ATGGAATCATGGAGACTAGAATTTCAAAGGATAGAGAATGAAGGTGACGAAGATGGTTTTGAAGAGTTATAG